The following coding sequences lie in one Arachis stenosperma cultivar V10309 chromosome 5, arast.V10309.gnm1.PFL2, whole genome shotgun sequence genomic window:
- the LOC130979855 gene encoding uncharacterized protein LOC130979855, whose protein sequence is MGRKCSHCGNIGHNSRTCTTSPMMMMMRGGTTNNNNSFVGLRLFGVQLDISSSSCCVAMKKSFSMDSLPSSSSTTTTTSSFSSSRLPIDDNITLNNNNSSAFGYLSDGLIVPPQDRKKGVPWTEEEHRTFLVGLEKLGKGDWRGISRNYVTTRTPTQVASHAQKYFLRLATINKKKRRSSLFDLVGIGNNNTKTEFHDDVGGISNCKSGDSSVIVCNESKLEEVVENNDIDHATLSLLGRLTPFHQEIKSDNDLKVKTINNDNYNHNHQHQHQAQPFWPHHHQHMNSSSTVPDLELTLAAPEDQNKSTSPSSFFFGPISVT, encoded by the exons ATGGGGAGGAAGTGTTCACATTGTGGGAACATAGGGCACAATTCAAGAACATGCACAACATCAcctatgatgatgatgatgagaggAGGaacaacaaataataataatagttttgTAGGGCTTAGGCTCTTTGGGGTTCAACTTGATATATCATCTTCATCATGTTGTGTTGCAATGAAGAAAAGTTTTAGCATGGATTCATTGCCCTCTTCATCTTCAACAACTACTACTACTTCTTCCTTCTCATCTTCAAGATTACCCATTGATGATAACATCACCCTCAACAACAATAATTCTTCTGCTTTTGGCTACCTTTCAGATGGTCTCATCGTTCCTCCCCAAGACAGGAAAAAGG gaGTACCATGGACAGAAGAAGAGCACAGAACTTTCCTTGTTGGACTTGAGAAACTAGGAAAGGGTGACTGGAGAGGAATATCTAGAAACTATGTGACCACAAGAACTCCAACCCAAGTTGCAAGCCATGCTCAAAAGTACTTTCTCAGATTGGCAACTATCAATAAGAAGAAGAGACGCTCAAGTCTCTTTGACTTG GTTGGCATAGGCAACAATAACACAAAAACAGAATTTCATGATGATGTTGGTGGCATATCTAATTGCAAATCAGGAGATTCAAGTGTTATTGTTTGTAATGAGtcaaaattagaagaagttgtTGAGAATAATGACATTGATCATGCCACTCTATCACTTCTAGGGCGCCTTACCCCATTTCATCAAGAAATCAAATCAGATAATGACCTAAAAGTAAAAACCATTAACAATGATAATTATAATCATAAtcatcaacatcaacatcaagCTCAACCATTTtggcctcatcatcatcaacacaTGAATTCTTCGTCAACAGTGCCTGATTTGGAGCTCACTCTTGCAGCCCCAGAAgatcaaaataaatcaacatcCCCCAGTTCCTTCTTTTTTGGTCCAATTAGTGTTACttaa